In a single window of the Zea mays cultivar B73 chromosome 5, Zm-B73-REFERENCE-NAM-5.0, whole genome shotgun sequence genome:
- the LOC100282973 gene encoding protein MRG1 isoform X12: MGSSSNTNTSGGASDKEEKKKEDKIKGKDSSGPSFKENERVLAYHGPLLYEAKVQRIENHEDEWRYFVHYLGWNKNWDEWVANDRLLELTEENVRKQQELDKNQVVDKTMKSGRSTQHKPKVSNADAKADKDDTKSLISVKGKKRKSQLGTEIQDKEKRSSHSLLVLQFPLPLKKQLVDDWEFVTQMAGPSGKLISSFRKRLCNSILIQKLVKLPRSPTVDDILKKYLEHRAKKDGKINDSYAEILKGLRCYFDKALPAMLLYKKERDQYAEEVKGDVSPSTVYGAEHLLRLFGEP, translated from the exons ATGGGCAGCTCCTCGAATACCAACACGAGCGGCGGGGCCAGCGAcaaggaggagaagaagaaggaggacAAGATCAAAGGCAAGGACTCGTCGGGGCCATCCTTCAAGGAGAACGAAAGGGTCCTCGCCTACCACGGCCCCCTCCTCTACGAGGCCAAG GTTCAAAGGATCGAAAACCATGAAGATGAATGGCGCTACTTTGTCCATTATCTC GGTTGGAATAAGAA cTGGGATGAATGGGTTGCAAATGACCGCTTGTTGGAATTGACGGAGGAAAACGTGCGCAAACAACAAGAGCTTGATAAGAATCAGGTAGTTGACAAAACAATGAAGTCTGGACGGTCAACACAGCATAAACCAAAAGTCTCCAATG CGGATGCAAAAGCTGATAAAGATGACACTAAGAGTCTCA TTTCAGTGAAGGGGAAGAAACGTAAAAGTCAGCTTGGGACTGAG ATTCAGGACAAGGAAAAAAGATCATCACATAGTCTACTAGTGTTGCAGTTTCCTTTGCCACTGAAGAAGCAACTTGTGGATGATTGGGAGTTTGTTACGCAGATGG CAGGCCCAAGTGGCAAGCTCATTAGCTCATTCAGAAAAAGACTTTGCAACTCCATTCTCATTCAGAAG CTTGTGAAGCTACCACGATCACCTACTGTTGATGATATTCTAAAGAAGTACTTGGAACACCGGGCAAAGAAGGATGGCAA GATAAATGACTCCTATGCTGAGATTCTGAAAGGATTACGCTGCTACTTTGATAAAGCATTGCCTGCAATGCTTTTATATAAGAAAGAGCGAGATCAGTATGCTGAAGAAGTTAAAGGTGATGTCTCACCATCAACTGTATATGGAGCTGAGCATCTATTGCGCCTTTTTG GAGAGCCTTAA
- the LOC100282973 gene encoding protein MRG1 isoform X4: MGSSSNTNTSGGASDKEEKKKEDKIKGKDSSGPSFKENERVLAYHGPLLYEAKVQRIENHEDEWRYFVHYLGWNKNWDEWVANDRLLELTEENVRKQQELDKNQVVDKTMKSGRSTQHKPKVSNADAKADKDDTKSLISVKGKKRKSQLGTEIQDKEKRSSHSLLVLQFPLPLKKQLVDDWEFVTQMAGPSGKLISSFRKRLCNSILIQKLVKLPRSPTVDDILKKYLEHRAKKDGKINDSYAEILKGLRCYFDKALPAMLLYKKERDQYAEEVKGDVSPSTVYGAEHLLRLFVCSKIARATCFCQYGGRCVEQATAETAGRSQVSSEESDHLLYLCVRWFL, encoded by the exons ATGGGCAGCTCCTCGAATACCAACACGAGCGGCGGGGCCAGCGAcaaggaggagaagaagaaggaggacAAGATCAAAGGCAAGGACTCGTCGGGGCCATCCTTCAAGGAGAACGAAAGGGTCCTCGCCTACCACGGCCCCCTCCTCTACGAGGCCAAG GTTCAAAGGATCGAAAACCATGAAGATGAATGGCGCTACTTTGTCCATTATCTC GGTTGGAATAAGAA cTGGGATGAATGGGTTGCAAATGACCGCTTGTTGGAATTGACGGAGGAAAACGTGCGCAAACAACAAGAGCTTGATAAGAATCAGGTAGTTGACAAAACAATGAAGTCTGGACGGTCAACACAGCATAAACCAAAAGTCTCCAATG CGGATGCAAAAGCTGATAAAGATGACACTAAGAGTCTCA TTTCAGTGAAGGGGAAGAAACGTAAAAGTCAGCTTGGGACTGAG ATTCAGGACAAGGAAAAAAGATCATCACATAGTCTACTAGTGTTGCAGTTTCCTTTGCCACTGAAGAAGCAACTTGTGGATGATTGGGAGTTTGTTACGCAGATGG CAGGCCCAAGTGGCAAGCTCATTAGCTCATTCAGAAAAAGACTTTGCAACTCCATTCTCATTCAGAAG CTTGTGAAGCTACCACGATCACCTACTGTTGATGATATTCTAAAGAAGTACTTGGAACACCGGGCAAAGAAGGATGGCAA GATAAATGACTCCTATGCTGAGATTCTGAAAGGATTACGCTGCTACTTTGATAAAGCATTGCCTGCAATGCTTTTATATAAGAAAGAGCGAGATCAGTATGCTGAAGAAGTTAAAGGTGATGTCTCACCATCAACTGTATATGGAGCTGAGCATCTATTGCGCCTTTTTG TTTGCAGTAAAATTGCCAGAGCTACTTGCTTCTGTCAATATGGAGGAAGATGCGTTGAACAAGCTACAGCTGAAACTGCTGGACGTTCTCAA GTTTCTTCAGAAGAATCAGATCACCTTCTTTACCTCTGCGTACGATGGTTCTTGTAA
- the LOC100282973 gene encoding protein MRG1 isoform X8 → MGSSSNTNTSGGASDKEEKKKEDKIKGKDSSGPSFKENERVLAYHGPLLYEAKVQRIENHEDEWRYFVHYLGWNKNWDEWVANDRLLELTEENVRKQQELDKNQVVDKTMKSGRSTQHKPKVSNADAKADKDDTKSLISVKGKKRKSQLGTEIQDKEKRSSHSLLVLQFPLPLKKQLVDDWEFVTQMGKLVKLPRSPTVDDILKKYLEHRAKKDGKINDSYAEILKGLRCYFDKALPAMLLYKKERDQYAEEVKGDVSPSTVYGAEHLLRLFVCSKIARATCFCQYGGRCVEQATAETAGRSQVSSEESDHLLYLCVRWFL, encoded by the exons ATGGGCAGCTCCTCGAATACCAACACGAGCGGCGGGGCCAGCGAcaaggaggagaagaagaaggaggacAAGATCAAAGGCAAGGACTCGTCGGGGCCATCCTTCAAGGAGAACGAAAGGGTCCTCGCCTACCACGGCCCCCTCCTCTACGAGGCCAAG GTTCAAAGGATCGAAAACCATGAAGATGAATGGCGCTACTTTGTCCATTATCTC GGTTGGAATAAGAA cTGGGATGAATGGGTTGCAAATGACCGCTTGTTGGAATTGACGGAGGAAAACGTGCGCAAACAACAAGAGCTTGATAAGAATCAGGTAGTTGACAAAACAATGAAGTCTGGACGGTCAACACAGCATAAACCAAAAGTCTCCAATG CGGATGCAAAAGCTGATAAAGATGACACTAAGAGTCTCA TTTCAGTGAAGGGGAAGAAACGTAAAAGTCAGCTTGGGACTGAG ATTCAGGACAAGGAAAAAAGATCATCACATAGTCTACTAGTGTTGCAGTTTCCTTTGCCACTGAAGAAGCAACTTGTGGATGATTGGGAGTTTGTTACGCAGATGGGTAAG CTTGTGAAGCTACCACGATCACCTACTGTTGATGATATTCTAAAGAAGTACTTGGAACACCGGGCAAAGAAGGATGGCAA GATAAATGACTCCTATGCTGAGATTCTGAAAGGATTACGCTGCTACTTTGATAAAGCATTGCCTGCAATGCTTTTATATAAGAAAGAGCGAGATCAGTATGCTGAAGAAGTTAAAGGTGATGTCTCACCATCAACTGTATATGGAGCTGAGCATCTATTGCGCCTTTTTG TTTGCAGTAAAATTGCCAGAGCTACTTGCTTCTGTCAATATGGAGGAAGATGCGTTGAACAAGCTACAGCTGAAACTGCTGGACGTTCTCAA GTTTCTTCAGAAGAATCAGATCACCTTCTTTACCTCTGCGTACGATGGTTCTTGTAA